A region of Streptomyces sp. NBC_01750 DNA encodes the following proteins:
- a CDS encoding Rv1733c family protein produces the protein MRRTGRAARSNGPGPGADRVPANVRWTASDGAVRTGTARVAAGTAAGATVEVWTDVRDRLVPEPVTPSEATQQVALAGAFVAAGVGGVVIVSGRVARGQLERRYAERWGEEWERIGPQWRRTTG, from the coding sequence ATGCGCCGGACAGGACGCGCGGCACGGTCTAACGGCCCCGGCCCCGGCGCCGACCGCGTCCCGGCGAACGTGCGCTGGACGGCTTCCGACGGTGCCGTGCGTACGGGCACGGCCCGCGTGGCGGCGGGTACCGCCGCCGGTGCGACGGTCGAGGTGTGGACGGATGTCCGCGACCGGCTGGTGCCCGAGCCGGTCACTCCGTCGGAGGCGACCCAGCAGGTCGCGCTCGCGGGAGCGTTCGTTGCTGCCGGCGTCGGCGGAGTGGTCATCGTGAGCGGCCGGGTGGCGCGCGGGCAACTGGAGCGACGCTACGCAGAGCGCTGGGGCGAGGAGTGGGAGCGGATCGGGCCGCAGTGGCGGCGCACCACGGGCTGA
- a CDS encoding response regulator transcription factor codes for MTETRTFTAEDPVRVFLVDDHEVVRRGLTDLLDTEPDITVVGDAGSAEQALARGPALRPHVAVLDVRLPDGDGIGVCRELRSRMPELACLMLTSFDDEDALLDAIMAGASGYVLKQIKGSDLVSAVRTVASGQSMLDPATTARLMSSLRAEPNDPDAVPPALAGLSPRERDILALIGEGLTNRQIGKRLYLSEKTVKNHISRLLAKLGVHRRVQAAVLATQLEQHEAPDHPSR; via the coding sequence ATGACGGAGACACGGACATTCACCGCGGAGGATCCGGTACGGGTGTTCCTGGTCGACGACCATGAGGTCGTACGCCGAGGGCTGACCGATCTCCTCGACACCGAGCCGGACATCACCGTGGTCGGTGACGCGGGCAGCGCCGAACAGGCACTGGCGCGCGGTCCGGCACTGCGACCGCACGTGGCCGTGCTCGACGTACGCCTGCCCGACGGCGACGGTATCGGCGTGTGCCGCGAACTACGCAGCCGTATGCCAGAGCTGGCCTGTCTGATGCTGACGTCATTCGACGACGAGGACGCCCTGCTCGACGCGATCATGGCCGGTGCCTCAGGGTATGTACTCAAACAGATCAAGGGCTCCGACCTGGTGTCGGCGGTGCGCACGGTCGCTTCGGGCCAGTCCATGCTCGATCCCGCGACGACGGCCCGGCTGATGAGCAGCCTCCGGGCGGAGCCGAACGACCCGGATGCCGTGCCGCCCGCGCTGGCGGGCCTGTCCCCGCGTGAGCGGGACATTCTCGCGCTGATCGGAGAGGGGCTCACCAACCGGCAGATCGGCAAGCGGCTGTATCTGTCCGAGAAGACGGTGAAGAACCACATCTCCCGCCTGCTGGCCAAGCTGGGCGTTCACCGCCGCGTCCAGGCCGCGGTCCTGGCGACCCAGCTGGAGCAGCACGAGGCCCCGGACCACCCATCCCGCTGA